TCCAGTGGTTCCAACTCCAGCGGCTCCACGGACAAGACCGACTCCGACGACGGCAATAAGGGCGGCTACGGGCAGTCCTGCGGTACCAACGACCTGGACTTCACGGTCACCTCGGAGTCCCAGGCCGGCGGCTACTACCTCGTCACCGCCAAAGCCAAGTCCGGCATCACCTGCTACCTGGATGTCAACACACCCAGCGTGTCCTTCGGCTCCGGTGCCGACGGCGTCGCGTCTCCCGTCGGACAGGGTGGCGAAGACCCCATCAAGCTCACCGGCTCCGCCATCGCGTACACCGGTATCAGCCCCAAGACCACCAACAGCGACGACGGCAAGGAATTCGAGAACGTCATCATCGCCACCACCGACGACGACCCCAACCCCGCCGAACTCAAGCTCCCCGACACCGCCAACGTCGACAAGCCCATCGTCACCAACTGGTCCACCAACCGCGCCGAGACCGTCCCCGTCATCGTCTGACGGACCGGACCGGACCGGAGCGGGACCGTCGACTCGCGCTCTGCACGAGGACGTCCGTCGACACGGTCATCCCCGATCACACTCAGGTGGCCGAACGCTCCTGGTCGTGGATCATGAGGGCCCAGCGCCACTGCCGGGACCACGAGAGACTGTCACGGGTCAGCGAGGCACCGATCGCATGGGCGGCGATCACGATGATGACCCGCCGC
The DNA window shown above is from Streptomyces sp. NBC_01445 and carries:
- a CDS encoding DUF4232 domain-containing protein — translated: MRSRLAARSARLVLAAAAVTALAATTSACDNDDAADAGSSAAPSAVASAGSADSDNSSSDSTSTSGSSTGGSSSSGSNSSGSTDKTDSDDGNKGGYGQSCGTNDLDFTVTSESQAGGYYLVTAKAKSGITCYLDVNTPSVSFGSGADGVASPVGQGGEDPIKLTGSAIAYTGISPKTTNSDDGKEFENVIIATTDDDPNPAELKLPDTANVDKPIVTNWSTNRAETVPVIV